A stretch of Equus przewalskii isolate Varuska chromosome 11, EquPr2, whole genome shotgun sequence DNA encodes these proteins:
- the NLRP6 gene encoding NACHT, LRR and PYD domains-containing protein 6 isoform X2 — translation MEARAAAARELLLAALEDLSQEQLKRFRHKLRDAQLDGRSIPRGRLEGADAVDLAEQLTEFYGPEPALDVARKTLKRADVRDVAARLKEQRLQRLGPSSSALLSVSEYKKKYREHVLLQHAKIKERNARSVKISKRFTKLLIAPESAAPEPEALGPVEEPEPERARRSDTHTFNRLFGRDEEGQRPLTVVLQGPAGIGKTMAAKKILYDWAAGKLYHGKVDFAFFMPCRELLERSGTCSLADLILDQCPDRSAPVRQMLAQSERLLFILDGADELPAPGPAEAAPCTDPFEAAGSARVLGGLLSKALLPDARLLVTTRAAAPGRLQGRLRSPQCAEVRGFSDKDKKKYFYKFFQDEWRAERAYRFVKENETLFALCFVPFVCWIVCTVVRQQLELGQDLSRTSKTTTSVYLLFITSVLSSAPATAGPRVQGELRKLCRLAREGVLGRRAQFAERDLERLELRGSTVQTLFLNKKELSGVLEAEVTYQFIDQSFQEFFAALSYLLEDEEAPGAPAGGVGALLREDAELRCHLALTTRFLFGLLSAERMRDIERYFGCVVSERVKQDVLRWVQDLGQGRPTAAPEGSEKPEALEGTEEPEEEEGEELNHPLELLYCLYETQEDAFVRQALRGLPELVLERVCFSRMDLAVLSYCVRCCPAGQALRLVSCRLATAQEKKKKSLMKRLQGSLGGGSSQATKTKPQASPLHPLCEAMMDPHCGLHRLTLFRCKLTDAVCRDLSQALREAPALAELGLLHNGLSEAGLRVLSEGLAWPQCRVQTLRVQQPSLQEELQYLVGLLWQSLTLTTLDLSGCQLPESMVTYLCAVLQQPRCHLQTLRWRQRREGCGHTASQPRVGWVPGGLPWTLQRSTSGVAGPSRVTAPKPSP, via the exons ATGGAGGCCCGCGCCGCTGCCGCCCGAGAGCTGCTCCTGGCGGCGCTCGAGGACCTGAGCCAGGAGCAGCTGAAGCGCTTCCGCCACAAGCTGCGCGACGCGCAGCTGGACGGCCGCAGCATCCCGCGGGGGCGGCTGGAGGGCGCGGACGCCGTGGACCTCGCCGAGCAGCTGACCGAGTTCTACGGGCCGGAGCCTGCGCTGGACGTGGCCCGCAAGACCCTGAAGAGGGCGGACGTGCGCGACGTGGCAGCGAGGCTCAAGGAGCAGCGGCTACAGC GGCTCGGCCCCAGCTCCTCGGCGCTGCTCTCCGTGTCTG AGTACAAGAAGAAATACCGAGAGCACGTGCTGCTCCAGCACGCCAAGATAAAGGAGAGGAACGCCCGCTCCGTGAAGATCAGCAAGCGCTTCACCAAGCTCCTCATCGCGCCCGAGAGCGCCGCCCCGGAGCCCGAGGCGCTGGGGCCCGTGgaggagccggagccggagcgcGCTCGGCGCTCGGACACCCACACCTTCAACCGCCTGTTCGGCCGCGACGAGGAGGGCCAGCGGCCGCTGACCGTGGTGCTGCAGGGCCCGGCGGGCATCGGCAAGACCATGGCGGCCAAGAAAATCCTGTACGACTGGGCGGCGGGCAAGCTGTACCACGGCAAGGTGGACTTCGCCTTCTTCATGCCTTGCCGCGAGCTGCTGGAGCGATCGGGCACCTGCAGCCTGGCCGACCTGATCCTAGACCAGTGCCCGGACCGCAGCGCGCCCGTGCGGCAGATGCTGGCGCAGTCCGAGCGGCTGCTCTTTATCCTGGACGGCGCGGATGAACTGCCGGCGCCGGGGCCCGCCGAGGCCGCGCCCTGCACGGACCCCTTCGAGGCCGCAGGCAGCGCGCGGGTGCTGGGCGGCCTGCTGAGCAAGGCGCTGTTGCCCGATGCCCGCCTGCTGGTGACCACGCGCGCCGCTGCCCCGGGGAGACTGCAGGGCCGCCTGCGCTCGCCGCAGTGCGCCGAGGTGCGCGGCTTCTCCGACAAGGACAAGAAGAAGTACTTCTACAAGTTCTTCCAGGACGAGTGGAGAGCGGAGCGCGCCTACCGCTTCGTGAAGGAGAATGAGACGCTGTTCGCGCTGTGCTTCGTGCCCTTCGTATGCTGGATCGTGTGCACCGTTGTGCGCCAGCAGCTCGAGCTCGGCCAGGACCTGTCGCGTACCTCCAAGACCACCACGTCTGTGTACCTGCTTTTCATCACCAGCGTCCTGAGCTCGGCGCCCGCCACCGCCGGGCCCCGGGTGCAGGGCGAGCTGCGCAAGCTGTGCCGCCTGGCCCGCGAAGGCGTCCTCGGGCGCAGGGCTCAGTTCGCCGAGAGGGACCTGGAACGACTGGAGCTTCGCGGCTCCACAGTCCAGACGCTGTTTCTCAACAAGAAAGAGCTGTCAGGCGTGCTGGAGGCCGAGGTTACCTACCAGTTCATTGACCAGAGCTTCCAGGAATTCTTCGCCGCGCTGTCCTACCTGCTAGAGGACGAGGAGGCTCCCGGGGCGCCGGCTGGCGGCGTAGGGGCGCTTCTGCGCGAGGACGCCGAGCTGCGCTGCCACCTCGCGCTCACCACGCGCTTCCTCTTTGGACTACTGAGCGCAGAGCGGATGCGCGACATCGAGCGCTATTTCGGCTGCGTAGTTTCAGAGCGCGTGAAGCAGGATGTCCTGAGGTGGGTGCAGGACCTGGGCCAGGGTCGTCCCACGGCGGCGCCAGAGGGGTCAGAGAAGCCCGAAGCGCTGGAGGGCACTGAGGAaccggaggaggaggagggcgaggAGCTCAACCACCCGCTGGAGCTGCTGTACTGCCTGTACGAGACGCAGGAGGACGCCTTTGTGCGCCAGGCCCTGCGCGGCCTCCCCGAGCTGGTGCTGGAGCGAGTGTGCTTCAGCCGCATGGACCTGGCCGTCCTGAGCTACTGCGTCCGCTGCTGCCCGGCCGGGCAGGCCCTGCGGCTGGTTAGCTGCAGACTGGCTACTGcacaggagaagaagaagaagagccTGATGAAGCGGCTGCAGGGCAGCCTGGGTGGCGGCTC TTCTCAAGCCACCAAGACaaaaccccaggcctcccctcTGCATCCACTCTGCGAGGCCATGATGGACCCACACTGTGGTCTGCACAGGCTGAC GCTGTTCCGCTGCAAGCTCACTGATGCGGTCTGCCGAGACCTCTCCCAGGCCCTGAGGGAggcccctgccctggctgagctggggctCCTCCACAATGGGCTCAGCGAGGCAGGCCTGCGTGTGCTGAGcgagggcctggcctggccccagtGCCGGGTACAGACGCTCAG GGTGCAGCAACCCAGCCTCCAGGAAGAGCTCCAGTACCTGGTGGGCCTGCTCTGGCAGAGCCTGACACTGACCACCCTGGACCTCAGCGGCTGCCAGCTGCCGGAATCCATGGTGACTTACCTGTGTGCAGTCCTGCAGCAGCCCAGATGCCATCTGCAGACCCTCAGGTGGAGGCAGCGGCGGGAGGGGTGTGGGCACACAGCCTCTCAACCCCGGGTGGGGTGGGTGCCTGGGGGCTTGCCATGGACCCTGCAGAGGAGCACCTCTGGAGTAGCAGGGCCCTCTCGAGTAACGGCACCCAAACCCAGCCCCTGA
- the NLRP6 gene encoding NACHT, LRR and PYD domains-containing protein 6 isoform X1, which produces MEARAAAARELLLAALEDLSQEQLKRFRHKLRDAQLDGRSIPRGRLEGADAVDLAEQLTEFYGPEPALDVARKTLKRADVRDVAARLKEQRLQRLGPSSSALLSVSEYKKKYREHVLLQHAKIKERNARSVKISKRFTKLLIAPESAAPEPEALGPVEEPEPERARRSDTHTFNRLFGRDEEGQRPLTVVLQGPAGIGKTMAAKKILYDWAAGKLYHGKVDFAFFMPCRELLERSGTCSLADLILDQCPDRSAPVRQMLAQSERLLFILDGADELPAPGPAEAAPCTDPFEAAGSARVLGGLLSKALLPDARLLVTTRAAAPGRLQGRLRSPQCAEVRGFSDKDKKKYFYKFFQDEWRAERAYRFVKENETLFALCFVPFVCWIVCTVVRQQLELGQDLSRTSKTTTSVYLLFITSVLSSAPATAGPRVQGELRKLCRLAREGVLGRRAQFAERDLERLELRGSTVQTLFLNKKELSGVLEAEVTYQFIDQSFQEFFAALSYLLEDEEAPGAPAGGVGALLREDAELRCHLALTTRFLFGLLSAERMRDIERYFGCVVSERVKQDVLRWVQDLGQGRPTAAPEGSEKPEALEGTEEPEEEEGEELNHPLELLYCLYETQEDAFVRQALRGLPELVLERVCFSRMDLAVLSYCVRCCPAGQALRLVSCRLATAQEKKKKSLMKRLQGSLGGGSSSQATKTKPQASPLHPLCEAMMDPHCGLHRLTLFRCKLTDAVCRDLSQALREAPALAELGLLHNGLSEAGLRVLSEGLAWPQCRVQTLRVQQPSLQEELQYLVGLLWQSLTLTTLDLSGCQLPESMVTYLCAVLQQPRCHLQTLRWRQRREGCGHTASQPRVGWVPGGLPWTLQRSTSGVAGPSRVTAPKPSP; this is translated from the exons ATGGAGGCCCGCGCCGCTGCCGCCCGAGAGCTGCTCCTGGCGGCGCTCGAGGACCTGAGCCAGGAGCAGCTGAAGCGCTTCCGCCACAAGCTGCGCGACGCGCAGCTGGACGGCCGCAGCATCCCGCGGGGGCGGCTGGAGGGCGCGGACGCCGTGGACCTCGCCGAGCAGCTGACCGAGTTCTACGGGCCGGAGCCTGCGCTGGACGTGGCCCGCAAGACCCTGAAGAGGGCGGACGTGCGCGACGTGGCAGCGAGGCTCAAGGAGCAGCGGCTACAGC GGCTCGGCCCCAGCTCCTCGGCGCTGCTCTCCGTGTCTG AGTACAAGAAGAAATACCGAGAGCACGTGCTGCTCCAGCACGCCAAGATAAAGGAGAGGAACGCCCGCTCCGTGAAGATCAGCAAGCGCTTCACCAAGCTCCTCATCGCGCCCGAGAGCGCCGCCCCGGAGCCCGAGGCGCTGGGGCCCGTGgaggagccggagccggagcgcGCTCGGCGCTCGGACACCCACACCTTCAACCGCCTGTTCGGCCGCGACGAGGAGGGCCAGCGGCCGCTGACCGTGGTGCTGCAGGGCCCGGCGGGCATCGGCAAGACCATGGCGGCCAAGAAAATCCTGTACGACTGGGCGGCGGGCAAGCTGTACCACGGCAAGGTGGACTTCGCCTTCTTCATGCCTTGCCGCGAGCTGCTGGAGCGATCGGGCACCTGCAGCCTGGCCGACCTGATCCTAGACCAGTGCCCGGACCGCAGCGCGCCCGTGCGGCAGATGCTGGCGCAGTCCGAGCGGCTGCTCTTTATCCTGGACGGCGCGGATGAACTGCCGGCGCCGGGGCCCGCCGAGGCCGCGCCCTGCACGGACCCCTTCGAGGCCGCAGGCAGCGCGCGGGTGCTGGGCGGCCTGCTGAGCAAGGCGCTGTTGCCCGATGCCCGCCTGCTGGTGACCACGCGCGCCGCTGCCCCGGGGAGACTGCAGGGCCGCCTGCGCTCGCCGCAGTGCGCCGAGGTGCGCGGCTTCTCCGACAAGGACAAGAAGAAGTACTTCTACAAGTTCTTCCAGGACGAGTGGAGAGCGGAGCGCGCCTACCGCTTCGTGAAGGAGAATGAGACGCTGTTCGCGCTGTGCTTCGTGCCCTTCGTATGCTGGATCGTGTGCACCGTTGTGCGCCAGCAGCTCGAGCTCGGCCAGGACCTGTCGCGTACCTCCAAGACCACCACGTCTGTGTACCTGCTTTTCATCACCAGCGTCCTGAGCTCGGCGCCCGCCACCGCCGGGCCCCGGGTGCAGGGCGAGCTGCGCAAGCTGTGCCGCCTGGCCCGCGAAGGCGTCCTCGGGCGCAGGGCTCAGTTCGCCGAGAGGGACCTGGAACGACTGGAGCTTCGCGGCTCCACAGTCCAGACGCTGTTTCTCAACAAGAAAGAGCTGTCAGGCGTGCTGGAGGCCGAGGTTACCTACCAGTTCATTGACCAGAGCTTCCAGGAATTCTTCGCCGCGCTGTCCTACCTGCTAGAGGACGAGGAGGCTCCCGGGGCGCCGGCTGGCGGCGTAGGGGCGCTTCTGCGCGAGGACGCCGAGCTGCGCTGCCACCTCGCGCTCACCACGCGCTTCCTCTTTGGACTACTGAGCGCAGAGCGGATGCGCGACATCGAGCGCTATTTCGGCTGCGTAGTTTCAGAGCGCGTGAAGCAGGATGTCCTGAGGTGGGTGCAGGACCTGGGCCAGGGTCGTCCCACGGCGGCGCCAGAGGGGTCAGAGAAGCCCGAAGCGCTGGAGGGCACTGAGGAaccggaggaggaggagggcgaggAGCTCAACCACCCGCTGGAGCTGCTGTACTGCCTGTACGAGACGCAGGAGGACGCCTTTGTGCGCCAGGCCCTGCGCGGCCTCCCCGAGCTGGTGCTGGAGCGAGTGTGCTTCAGCCGCATGGACCTGGCCGTCCTGAGCTACTGCGTCCGCTGCTGCCCGGCCGGGCAGGCCCTGCGGCTGGTTAGCTGCAGACTGGCTACTGcacaggagaagaagaagaagagccTGATGAAGCGGCTGCAGGGCAGCCTGGGTGGCGGCTC CAGTTCTCAAGCCACCAAGACaaaaccccaggcctcccctcTGCATCCACTCTGCGAGGCCATGATGGACCCACACTGTGGTCTGCACAGGCTGAC GCTGTTCCGCTGCAAGCTCACTGATGCGGTCTGCCGAGACCTCTCCCAGGCCCTGAGGGAggcccctgccctggctgagctggggctCCTCCACAATGGGCTCAGCGAGGCAGGCCTGCGTGTGCTGAGcgagggcctggcctggccccagtGCCGGGTACAGACGCTCAG GGTGCAGCAACCCAGCCTCCAGGAAGAGCTCCAGTACCTGGTGGGCCTGCTCTGGCAGAGCCTGACACTGACCACCCTGGACCTCAGCGGCTGCCAGCTGCCGGAATCCATGGTGACTTACCTGTGTGCAGTCCTGCAGCAGCCCAGATGCCATCTGCAGACCCTCAGGTGGAGGCAGCGGCGGGAGGGGTGTGGGCACACAGCCTCTCAACCCCGGGTGGGGTGGGTGCCTGGGGGCTTGCCATGGACCCTGCAGAGGAGCACCTCTGGAGTAGCAGGGCCCTCTCGAGTAACGGCACCCAAACCCAGCCCCTGA
- the NLRP6 gene encoding NACHT, LRR and PYD domains-containing protein 6 isoform X3 — MEARAAAARELLLAALEDLSQEQLKRFRHKLRDAQLDGRSIPRGRLEGADAVDLAEQLTEFYGPEPALDVARKTLKRADVRDVAARLKEQRLQRLGPSSSALLSVSEYKKKYREHVLLQHAKIKERNARSVKISKRFTKLLIAPESAAPEPEALGPVEEPEPERARRSDTHTFNRLFGRDEEGQRPLTVVLQGPAGIGKTMAAKKILYDWAAGKLYHGKVDFAFFMPCRELLERSGTCSLADLILDQCPDRSAPVRQMLAQSERLLFILDGADELPAPGPAEAAPCTDPFEAAGSARVLGGLLSKALLPDARLLVTTRAAAPGRLQGRLRSPQCAEVRGFSDKDKKKYFYKFFQDEWRAERAYRFVKENETLFALCFVPFVCWIVCTVVRQQLELGQDLSRTSKTTTSVYLLFITSVLSSAPATAGPRVQGELRKLCRLAREGVLGRRAQFAERDLERLELRGSTVQTLFLNKKELSGVLEAEVTYQFIDQSFQEFFAALSYLLEDEEAPGAPAGGVGALLREDAELRCHLALTTRFLFGLLSAERMRDIERYFGCVVSERVKQDVLRWVQDLGQGRPTAAPEGSEKPEALEGTEEPEEEEGEELNHPLELLYCLYETQEDAFVRQALRGLPELVLERVCFSRMDLAVLSYCVRCCPAGQALRLVSCRLATAQEKKKKSLMKRLQGSLGGGSSSQATKTKPQASPLHPLCEAMMDPHCGLHRLTLFRCKLTDAVCRDLSQALREAPALAELGLLHNGLSEAGLRVLSEGLAWPQCRVQTLRVQQPSLQEELQYLVGLLWQSLTLTTLDLSGCQLPESMVTYLCAVLQQPRCHLQTLSLTSVELSEQSLQELRAVKTAKPGLLITHPALDSHLEPPEGFSSAL, encoded by the exons ATGGAGGCCCGCGCCGCTGCCGCCCGAGAGCTGCTCCTGGCGGCGCTCGAGGACCTGAGCCAGGAGCAGCTGAAGCGCTTCCGCCACAAGCTGCGCGACGCGCAGCTGGACGGCCGCAGCATCCCGCGGGGGCGGCTGGAGGGCGCGGACGCCGTGGACCTCGCCGAGCAGCTGACCGAGTTCTACGGGCCGGAGCCTGCGCTGGACGTGGCCCGCAAGACCCTGAAGAGGGCGGACGTGCGCGACGTGGCAGCGAGGCTCAAGGAGCAGCGGCTACAGC GGCTCGGCCCCAGCTCCTCGGCGCTGCTCTCCGTGTCTG AGTACAAGAAGAAATACCGAGAGCACGTGCTGCTCCAGCACGCCAAGATAAAGGAGAGGAACGCCCGCTCCGTGAAGATCAGCAAGCGCTTCACCAAGCTCCTCATCGCGCCCGAGAGCGCCGCCCCGGAGCCCGAGGCGCTGGGGCCCGTGgaggagccggagccggagcgcGCTCGGCGCTCGGACACCCACACCTTCAACCGCCTGTTCGGCCGCGACGAGGAGGGCCAGCGGCCGCTGACCGTGGTGCTGCAGGGCCCGGCGGGCATCGGCAAGACCATGGCGGCCAAGAAAATCCTGTACGACTGGGCGGCGGGCAAGCTGTACCACGGCAAGGTGGACTTCGCCTTCTTCATGCCTTGCCGCGAGCTGCTGGAGCGATCGGGCACCTGCAGCCTGGCCGACCTGATCCTAGACCAGTGCCCGGACCGCAGCGCGCCCGTGCGGCAGATGCTGGCGCAGTCCGAGCGGCTGCTCTTTATCCTGGACGGCGCGGATGAACTGCCGGCGCCGGGGCCCGCCGAGGCCGCGCCCTGCACGGACCCCTTCGAGGCCGCAGGCAGCGCGCGGGTGCTGGGCGGCCTGCTGAGCAAGGCGCTGTTGCCCGATGCCCGCCTGCTGGTGACCACGCGCGCCGCTGCCCCGGGGAGACTGCAGGGCCGCCTGCGCTCGCCGCAGTGCGCCGAGGTGCGCGGCTTCTCCGACAAGGACAAGAAGAAGTACTTCTACAAGTTCTTCCAGGACGAGTGGAGAGCGGAGCGCGCCTACCGCTTCGTGAAGGAGAATGAGACGCTGTTCGCGCTGTGCTTCGTGCCCTTCGTATGCTGGATCGTGTGCACCGTTGTGCGCCAGCAGCTCGAGCTCGGCCAGGACCTGTCGCGTACCTCCAAGACCACCACGTCTGTGTACCTGCTTTTCATCACCAGCGTCCTGAGCTCGGCGCCCGCCACCGCCGGGCCCCGGGTGCAGGGCGAGCTGCGCAAGCTGTGCCGCCTGGCCCGCGAAGGCGTCCTCGGGCGCAGGGCTCAGTTCGCCGAGAGGGACCTGGAACGACTGGAGCTTCGCGGCTCCACAGTCCAGACGCTGTTTCTCAACAAGAAAGAGCTGTCAGGCGTGCTGGAGGCCGAGGTTACCTACCAGTTCATTGACCAGAGCTTCCAGGAATTCTTCGCCGCGCTGTCCTACCTGCTAGAGGACGAGGAGGCTCCCGGGGCGCCGGCTGGCGGCGTAGGGGCGCTTCTGCGCGAGGACGCCGAGCTGCGCTGCCACCTCGCGCTCACCACGCGCTTCCTCTTTGGACTACTGAGCGCAGAGCGGATGCGCGACATCGAGCGCTATTTCGGCTGCGTAGTTTCAGAGCGCGTGAAGCAGGATGTCCTGAGGTGGGTGCAGGACCTGGGCCAGGGTCGTCCCACGGCGGCGCCAGAGGGGTCAGAGAAGCCCGAAGCGCTGGAGGGCACTGAGGAaccggaggaggaggagggcgaggAGCTCAACCACCCGCTGGAGCTGCTGTACTGCCTGTACGAGACGCAGGAGGACGCCTTTGTGCGCCAGGCCCTGCGCGGCCTCCCCGAGCTGGTGCTGGAGCGAGTGTGCTTCAGCCGCATGGACCTGGCCGTCCTGAGCTACTGCGTCCGCTGCTGCCCGGCCGGGCAGGCCCTGCGGCTGGTTAGCTGCAGACTGGCTACTGcacaggagaagaagaagaagagccTGATGAAGCGGCTGCAGGGCAGCCTGGGTGGCGGCTC CAGTTCTCAAGCCACCAAGACaaaaccccaggcctcccctcTGCATCCACTCTGCGAGGCCATGATGGACCCACACTGTGGTCTGCACAGGCTGAC GCTGTTCCGCTGCAAGCTCACTGATGCGGTCTGCCGAGACCTCTCCCAGGCCCTGAGGGAggcccctgccctggctgagctggggctCCTCCACAATGGGCTCAGCGAGGCAGGCCTGCGTGTGCTGAGcgagggcctggcctggccccagtGCCGGGTACAGACGCTCAG GGTGCAGCAACCCAGCCTCCAGGAAGAGCTCCAGTACCTGGTGGGCCTGCTCTGGCAGAGCCTGACACTGACCACCCTGGACCTCAGCGGCTGCCAGCTGCCGGAATCCATGGTGACTTACCTGTGTGCAGTCCTGCAGCAGCCCAGATGCCATCTGCAGACCCTCAG TCTGACCTCCGTGGAGCTGAGTGAGCAGTCACTGCAGGAGCTGCGGGCTGTGAAGACAGCAAAGCCAGGTCTGCTCATCACACACCCAGCACTGGACAGCCACCTCGAGCCTCCCGAGGGATTCAGCAGTGCCCTCTGA
- the NLRP6 gene encoding NACHT, LRR and PYD domains-containing protein 6 isoform X4, with protein MEARAAAARELLLAALEDLSQEQLKRFRHKLRDAQLDGRSIPRGRLEGADAVDLAEQLTEFYGPEPALDVARKTLKRADVRDVAARLKEQRLQRLGPSSSALLSVSEYKKKYREHVLLQHAKIKERNARSVKISKRFTKLLIAPESAAPEPEALGPVEEPEPERARRSDTHTFNRLFGRDEEGQRPLTVVLQGPAGIGKTMAAKKILYDWAAGKLYHGKVDFAFFMPCRELLERSGTCSLADLILDQCPDRSAPVRQMLAQSERLLFILDGADELPAPGPAEAAPCTDPFEAAGSARVLGGLLSKALLPDARLLVTTRAAAPGRLQGRLRSPQCAEVRGFSDKDKKKYFYKFFQDEWRAERAYRFVKENETLFALCFVPFVCWIVCTVVRQQLELGQDLSRTSKTTTSVYLLFITSVLSSAPATAGPRVQGELRKLCRLAREGVLGRRAQFAERDLERLELRGSTVQTLFLNKKELSGVLEAEVTYQFIDQSFQEFFAALSYLLEDEEAPGAPAGGVGALLREDAELRCHLALTTRFLFGLLSAERMRDIERYFGCVVSERVKQDVLRWVQDLGQGRPTAAPEGSEKPEALEGTEEPEEEEGEELNHPLELLYCLYETQEDAFVRQALRGLPELVLERVCFSRMDLAVLSYCVRCCPAGQALRLVSCRLATAQEKKKKSLMKRLQGSLGGGSSQATKTKPQASPLHPLCEAMMDPHCGLHRLTLFRCKLTDAVCRDLSQALREAPALAELGLLHNGLSEAGLRVLSEGLAWPQCRVQTLRVQQPSLQEELQYLVGLLWQSLTLTTLDLSGCQLPESMVTYLCAVLQQPRCHLQTLSLTSVELSEQSLQELRAVKTAKPGLLITHPALDSHLEPPEGFSSAL; from the exons ATGGAGGCCCGCGCCGCTGCCGCCCGAGAGCTGCTCCTGGCGGCGCTCGAGGACCTGAGCCAGGAGCAGCTGAAGCGCTTCCGCCACAAGCTGCGCGACGCGCAGCTGGACGGCCGCAGCATCCCGCGGGGGCGGCTGGAGGGCGCGGACGCCGTGGACCTCGCCGAGCAGCTGACCGAGTTCTACGGGCCGGAGCCTGCGCTGGACGTGGCCCGCAAGACCCTGAAGAGGGCGGACGTGCGCGACGTGGCAGCGAGGCTCAAGGAGCAGCGGCTACAGC GGCTCGGCCCCAGCTCCTCGGCGCTGCTCTCCGTGTCTG AGTACAAGAAGAAATACCGAGAGCACGTGCTGCTCCAGCACGCCAAGATAAAGGAGAGGAACGCCCGCTCCGTGAAGATCAGCAAGCGCTTCACCAAGCTCCTCATCGCGCCCGAGAGCGCCGCCCCGGAGCCCGAGGCGCTGGGGCCCGTGgaggagccggagccggagcgcGCTCGGCGCTCGGACACCCACACCTTCAACCGCCTGTTCGGCCGCGACGAGGAGGGCCAGCGGCCGCTGACCGTGGTGCTGCAGGGCCCGGCGGGCATCGGCAAGACCATGGCGGCCAAGAAAATCCTGTACGACTGGGCGGCGGGCAAGCTGTACCACGGCAAGGTGGACTTCGCCTTCTTCATGCCTTGCCGCGAGCTGCTGGAGCGATCGGGCACCTGCAGCCTGGCCGACCTGATCCTAGACCAGTGCCCGGACCGCAGCGCGCCCGTGCGGCAGATGCTGGCGCAGTCCGAGCGGCTGCTCTTTATCCTGGACGGCGCGGATGAACTGCCGGCGCCGGGGCCCGCCGAGGCCGCGCCCTGCACGGACCCCTTCGAGGCCGCAGGCAGCGCGCGGGTGCTGGGCGGCCTGCTGAGCAAGGCGCTGTTGCCCGATGCCCGCCTGCTGGTGACCACGCGCGCCGCTGCCCCGGGGAGACTGCAGGGCCGCCTGCGCTCGCCGCAGTGCGCCGAGGTGCGCGGCTTCTCCGACAAGGACAAGAAGAAGTACTTCTACAAGTTCTTCCAGGACGAGTGGAGAGCGGAGCGCGCCTACCGCTTCGTGAAGGAGAATGAGACGCTGTTCGCGCTGTGCTTCGTGCCCTTCGTATGCTGGATCGTGTGCACCGTTGTGCGCCAGCAGCTCGAGCTCGGCCAGGACCTGTCGCGTACCTCCAAGACCACCACGTCTGTGTACCTGCTTTTCATCACCAGCGTCCTGAGCTCGGCGCCCGCCACCGCCGGGCCCCGGGTGCAGGGCGAGCTGCGCAAGCTGTGCCGCCTGGCCCGCGAAGGCGTCCTCGGGCGCAGGGCTCAGTTCGCCGAGAGGGACCTGGAACGACTGGAGCTTCGCGGCTCCACAGTCCAGACGCTGTTTCTCAACAAGAAAGAGCTGTCAGGCGTGCTGGAGGCCGAGGTTACCTACCAGTTCATTGACCAGAGCTTCCAGGAATTCTTCGCCGCGCTGTCCTACCTGCTAGAGGACGAGGAGGCTCCCGGGGCGCCGGCTGGCGGCGTAGGGGCGCTTCTGCGCGAGGACGCCGAGCTGCGCTGCCACCTCGCGCTCACCACGCGCTTCCTCTTTGGACTACTGAGCGCAGAGCGGATGCGCGACATCGAGCGCTATTTCGGCTGCGTAGTTTCAGAGCGCGTGAAGCAGGATGTCCTGAGGTGGGTGCAGGACCTGGGCCAGGGTCGTCCCACGGCGGCGCCAGAGGGGTCAGAGAAGCCCGAAGCGCTGGAGGGCACTGAGGAaccggaggaggaggagggcgaggAGCTCAACCACCCGCTGGAGCTGCTGTACTGCCTGTACGAGACGCAGGAGGACGCCTTTGTGCGCCAGGCCCTGCGCGGCCTCCCCGAGCTGGTGCTGGAGCGAGTGTGCTTCAGCCGCATGGACCTGGCCGTCCTGAGCTACTGCGTCCGCTGCTGCCCGGCCGGGCAGGCCCTGCGGCTGGTTAGCTGCAGACTGGCTACTGcacaggagaagaagaagaagagccTGATGAAGCGGCTGCAGGGCAGCCTGGGTGGCGGCTC TTCTCAAGCCACCAAGACaaaaccccaggcctcccctcTGCATCCACTCTGCGAGGCCATGATGGACCCACACTGTGGTCTGCACAGGCTGAC GCTGTTCCGCTGCAAGCTCACTGATGCGGTCTGCCGAGACCTCTCCCAGGCCCTGAGGGAggcccctgccctggctgagctggggctCCTCCACAATGGGCTCAGCGAGGCAGGCCTGCGTGTGCTGAGcgagggcctggcctggccccagtGCCGGGTACAGACGCTCAG GGTGCAGCAACCCAGCCTCCAGGAAGAGCTCCAGTACCTGGTGGGCCTGCTCTGGCAGAGCCTGACACTGACCACCCTGGACCTCAGCGGCTGCCAGCTGCCGGAATCCATGGTGACTTACCTGTGTGCAGTCCTGCAGCAGCCCAGATGCCATCTGCAGACCCTCAG TCTGACCTCCGTGGAGCTGAGTGAGCAGTCACTGCAGGAGCTGCGGGCTGTGAAGACAGCAAAGCCAGGTCTGCTCATCACACACCCAGCACTGGACAGCCACCTCGAGCCTCCCGAGGGATTCAGCAGTGCCCTCTGA